In the Haloferula helveola genome, one interval contains:
- a CDS encoding nitroreductase family protein: MKPRIPLNHLHRPDAEMIERARDYGARLRQRRSVRDFAADEVPQEVIEQCLLAAGSAPNGANLQPWHFAVVRGAETKRRIREAAEAEEREFYGGRAPDDWLETLAPLGTDASKPFLETAPVLIAIFQKSRTTDEQGRETRTYYPKESVGIATGFLIAALHEAGLATLTHTPSPMKFLNEILDRPADEKPFLLLVVGHPSPDCQVPDITKLPLDRISSWH; the protein is encoded by the coding sequence ATGAAGCCGAGGATTCCCCTGAATCATCTCCACCGACCGGATGCGGAGATGATCGAGCGCGCGAGGGATTATGGTGCCCGCTTGCGGCAACGTCGGAGCGTCCGTGACTTCGCCGCCGATGAGGTGCCGCAGGAGGTGATCGAGCAATGCCTGCTCGCGGCAGGGAGCGCACCGAATGGAGCGAACCTTCAGCCATGGCATTTCGCGGTGGTGCGTGGTGCGGAAACGAAACGCCGGATCCGTGAAGCGGCCGAAGCGGAGGAGCGGGAGTTTTATGGCGGCCGCGCACCTGATGACTGGTTGGAGACCCTCGCGCCGCTCGGCACCGATGCCTCGAAGCCGTTTCTCGAAACCGCGCCGGTGCTGATCGCGATCTTCCAGAAGTCACGGACGACCGATGAGCAAGGCCGCGAGACACGAACCTACTACCCGAAGGAATCGGTCGGCATTGCCACCGGGTTTCTGATCGCCGCGCTGCACGAAGCCGGACTCGCGACGCTGACCCACACGCCCAGCCCGATGAAGTTCCTCAATGAGATCCTCGACCGGCCCGCCGACGAGAAGCCGTTCCTGCTGCTCGTCGTCGGCCACCCGTCACCCGACTGCCAAGTCCCCGACATCACCAAGCTCCCGCTCGACCGCATCTCGAGCTGGCATTGA
- a CDS encoding sulfatase produces the protein MKLPVLSLLLAGFASAQNVLLIGVDDLNDWIGCLGGHPQVQTPNMDRLARSGTLFSNAHTQASLCNSSRTALMTGRRPTTTGVYNLAPWFRSVPELRDLVSLPQAFRRADYRTALGGKIYHVFPPKKDRAAEFDEYGPPCTFGPFPAKKIVDTPSPAKLVDWGVFPEKDEQQNDYEIASWAVEYLSAKSDGVPFFLGVGFGRPHVPCYASQEWFDLYPIETLQLPPWLENDREDVPEFEWYLHWRLPEPRLPWLKESGQWKPLVQAYLASTSFVDSQVGRVLDALRKSPHADNTIVVLFSDHGWHLGEKDISGKNTLWERSTHVPLIMSGPKIPAGQKCAEPVELVDIYPTLVDLCGLDAVDGLDGLSLRPQLEDVSTSRRPAVTTQNPGNHSVRDRRWRYIRYADGSEELYDHESDPNEWRNVVDDPANRKAVERLRESLPKKEAKHVKGSGGRILENRDGEWYWEGKPIKGTERTE, from the coding sequence CGCCCGCAGCGGCACCCTGTTCTCGAACGCCCACACCCAGGCGTCGCTCTGCAATTCCTCACGCACCGCGCTGATGACTGGCCGGCGTCCGACCACCACCGGCGTCTATAACCTCGCCCCGTGGTTCCGCTCGGTGCCCGAGCTTCGTGATCTCGTTTCGCTGCCGCAGGCTTTTCGGCGGGCCGACTACAGGACCGCTCTCGGGGGAAAGATCTACCATGTCTTCCCACCGAAGAAGGACCGGGCCGCCGAGTTCGACGAATACGGCCCGCCGTGCACCTTCGGGCCCTTTCCCGCGAAGAAGATCGTCGACACCCCGTCGCCGGCCAAACTGGTCGACTGGGGAGTGTTTCCGGAAAAGGACGAGCAGCAGAACGACTACGAGATCGCCAGTTGGGCGGTCGAGTATCTGAGCGCGAAGTCGGACGGAGTGCCGTTCTTCCTCGGGGTCGGATTCGGGCGTCCGCACGTGCCGTGCTACGCTTCGCAGGAGTGGTTCGATCTCTATCCGATCGAGACGCTCCAACTTCCCCCGTGGCTGGAGAATGATCGAGAGGATGTGCCGGAGTTCGAATGGTACCTCCACTGGCGACTGCCCGAGCCGAGACTGCCGTGGCTGAAGGAGTCCGGTCAGTGGAAGCCTTTGGTGCAGGCCTACCTCGCATCAACCTCGTTCGTCGACTCGCAGGTCGGCCGCGTGCTCGACGCGCTCCGCAAGTCGCCGCATGCGGACAACACGATTGTAGTCCTCTTTTCCGACCATGGCTGGCACCTCGGCGAGAAGGACATCAGTGGCAAGAACACGCTCTGGGAGCGCTCGACCCACGTGCCGTTGATCATGAGCGGCCCGAAAATCCCGGCGGGTCAGAAGTGCGCGGAACCTGTTGAGCTGGTCGACATCTACCCGACCCTCGTCGACCTCTGCGGGCTCGATGCGGTGGACGGCTTGGACGGACTTTCGCTCCGTCCCCAGCTCGAGGATGTCTCGACCTCGCGCCGTCCCGCGGTGACGACGCAGAACCCGGGCAACCACTCGGTCCGCGACCGACGTTGGCGATACATCCGCTATGCCGATGGCTCCGAGGAACTGTACGATCACGAGTCCGACCCCAACGAGTGGCGGAACGTGGTCGATGACCCGGCCAACCGGAAAGCCGTCGAGCGCCTTCGTGAATCGCTGCCGAAGAAGGAGGCCAAGCACGTGAAGGGATCCGGTGGCCGCATCCTCGAGAATCGCGACGGCGAATGGTACTGGGAAGGCAAGCCGATCAAGGGCACCGAGCGGACCGAGTGA